A region of the Dromaius novaehollandiae isolate bDroNov1 chromosome W, bDroNov1.hap1, whole genome shotgun sequence genome:
CTATTACCTGAGGGCTGTTGGTATTTTTTCTACTGTAGGATAGTCACCCAGTAAATCATGTTTCTTTATCTGTTCATGAACACGttgtctttttgttttgacaGGGTGTTAATGGAACTGTTCAGTACCCAAAAAGTTTCTTAAAGGAAGCTTATCAGCTAGTACGGGAAAGAGGAGGCCTTTGTATTGCAGATGAAGTgagtttgtttgtctgttttaccAAAGCTTTAGAGTTTGAGGTACCTCTGCAAGTCTTTTTAAAAGAGTCCAAGACTGGAAATAATCTAAATGAAACCCTGTACAATTCGTTTCTTTCCTTTTCGTTGCGTAAGGTTAACACAGTGCATCTTTCCAAGCATAGCTGCCCCCTGGTGTTTACTGCCTCTATGGTATTCTGATTTTAAACACAGCTAAGGTTAGTAGCTGCCTTTCCTTAACTTTTGAGAGTAGTAAATTTACACAAATATGCAGCTCATAAATACCAGCTGTGACATGAGCGTTGTCACAGTAGCACTTATTCTCATGACTCTTCTACCCTGCATGTAAGCAGTGGTTTGCGCTAAATCTGAATGAGGAACTATTTTCGGGGCTTCGTGTGACGGGTTGTCCCAGAAGAGCCTCCTCTTGCCGTCTCCCCCTTGCTCCTTTGGACCATGCCTAAGATATGGTGAGATGTTTGCTTTTTcatgtggaaggaaaaaaaaaaacccaaaggaaaaCCAAATTACAAATTATTGTGTAAAGCCATTTGAATAAAGATCCTACTGTAATAGCTAGCTCTGTATTTGACTCTACATAATACAGCTGCAGTTTGTGCAAATCAGTAACATCAGAAAGACGAGAAAAagaaactatattttaaaatgtgagaaGGTAATGGGGACATTTCTGAATGTTTCTCTTGAAAGGTACAGACAGGATTCGGACGGACAGGCAGCCATTTCTGGGGCTTTCAAACACATGACGTACTCCCTGATATTGTTACTATGGCAAAAGGAATTGGGAATGGTTTTCCAATGGGAGCTGTTGTTACAACAAAAGGTATTAGCATTCTGTTCTACTAaggtttaaaataaagcagatataCAAAGTACACTATGCAATAATTAATTACTGGAGAGGCACTTATTCAAACAGCTGAGCTTTACTAACGTTCTTGGTCTCAAATTATCTTTTGAGATAAATGAATCAGATTGCCATGGCACTTGATTTATCAATTGCTGTGCTACAGCAGtgtaaagttttatttaaatgggATTAGTTGTGTAACTGAAGCAAAGATGATCTTGTGAGGCATTGGTAGACCTGGTAGCAGACTCTAGAAATTCTACATGAATTCACTGTTTTTCTCACGAACAACACTGTGTGTATAAAGCCGCATATATAAAGCCAACTGCTTGATTCATATGAATGATTCATGGAATCTAGTGTAGAAGAAAGTTTGTAGATGTTGGTTTAAAGGACAACTGACTATATCTGTTAGAAGTGTAACgcttttttaaaattctaccTTTAGCAACAGCTAGACCTTATAGTCTTTGGAATATAGCCATAATATGCTCAGACTTGTTGCAGAAAAATTACAATCTTCCCGTCTCTTTATCTCCGGTAGAATCAGGGTGAAACATAGCATTATTTTAGAAGTTAAATTAAAGCCGATAAGTACTGTTATGAAACATAAGGCAACTGTAAGAgaagaaatcaaaatgtttttctttcagagatTGCAAGTTCCTTGGCTCAGAACCTTCACTTTAATACATATGGAGGAAACCCTGTGGCCTGTGTAGTTGGAGCTGCGGTTCTTGATGTAGGGAGAATGTTATGAATGTATATATTCCACGCTTTTTCTAAtaacaaaagatgaaaaatgtttacatttgttCTTATTATAAAGTTAGATATGGGCAATTTTGTAAATAACTGTAGAGAATGTATGAACatttatgtatgtattatttttacATGGTCAGTGTGCCCTGTGTGTAGGAAAACAgtaattgctgatttttttttattataaaattttcATCCCATTAGCAAGAATAAGGGTCATATAATTACATTATCAGAatcgttttttcttttttattcccttaTGTTCTTTACTTTGTTAATAAAAATGTAGGAAAGCACTTTGAAAAAGCAGCACCTGTAAGTGACTCTTTCATAGGTCGATACAAATCCTCAGCTAAGCTAAATTTATTCTCTGATGCACGTATGTAACACAATTATTTTAACTCCACGATTTCTACTTCATGCATAAAAAGGCTTAATAATTGGATAGTTAAAGATATATAAGGTCAGaatcccttctgaaaaaaaaatctcatgaaaaagatgcagaaaaatttgcAATATTTTACTTATTAGCTGATACAAAATTGCACACAGACCATCCTTCCTTGACTGTCAAGCTTCACTGTAGCAGACTGTCAGTTTATGCTTTTGTAACTTGCTTGGCTGATTTTTCTCACAGCTGTTTCATGAAGTGTAGATTTGATGacacaaattaaaacatttttaaaagccagaTTACAAGTAAGAAAGTCAAAACcagtattttggttttgtttggctCTGAAATAACTTTGAGCCTGGATGTGATATAAATCTGAGGAAATTGTTTGAGtcagaaagaataaatctgaagaaaaaaagggaaaaacaccaGCTTTAAATTCTGTAATTGCAATTTTTGTTTGATCATGTGAATTTTCTTAATACAAATGATCAGCTCATAAAATGTTTTGTGCATGTTCAGTGCTGTGAGTTGGCTGCATGTCAGAACTTTGGTAAAGGGAGTAGAGTAAGAAAGAGATAAGACTGCATTTAAAAGCATGGCTTTGATGAACCTAAAACACTCgaattttttccaaaaaggacTTCTATTAGGCAGAAGATGCCTTGTCAAATTATAGTCTTCTCGTGTAGTTTGACATTggagaaagaattaaaatattctggGTAAGATATTGAAAATACATTATATGTATGAGCATGAATATATGACCATGAATTAATCAGTGGAATATGATTATGAAATAAtgagaaaatgtgaaaaaggaCACAGCAGGGTCAAAATATTATGTCCATTTTTCAGTTGTAATCTCATGCTGtcactggggtagaagggaggaaaaatgtCAGTACCATAGTAGCGAAGGAGCATAGTCTGCAGGAGGAATTGACATGAACATGATGTACCAGATGCAGCTGAAGCTTTTTGTGCAATATTGTCATTTTACATCATTTTAATCAGGCTATTGAAGAAGATGGTCTACAAAAAAACTGCGAGGAGGTGGGAACATACATGCTACTAGAGCTCGCTAAACTACGGGATAAGTTTGAAATCATTGGAGATGTCCGTGGCAAGGGACTTATGATTGGGATAGAAATGGTGACAAATAAGGTTGGTGATTTACTTTATTCCTTTCAATTTACATTGCCACTGAAGGTTTTAGTTCAGCTGAAACAGAACGATTGTGGTTGTAGTAggactctctctctcctctccctctctcttttttttttttttaaataaagacgGAGTAAGAGCGACAGTATTCTGGCTAAAAATTAGCCAGAACATTCAAACAGCTTAAATATTTCACGAGCTTTGGGTAGGCAGTGACTTGTGTACTTAAATTGTGTAAGCTCAGCctaaaaagcagataaattttGCAGCTAATGTTCCCAGCCAGAGAGGGGCGGGGTGGGAGCTATTGGAGGCAGTAGAATATACAACTTTTTCATAAAtagaataatttttcataaataaaattagAATATCTAAGTGCATTTTAATGTTCACTTTTCACAGGGCAGTTGCCACCCTCTTCCAAACGAAGAAATCAATCAGATCTGGGAGGACTGTAAAGACATGGGGGTACTGATTGGCAGAGGAGGACTCTATCGTCAGGTACTGAACTTCTGGTTTGCATCCTGCTTCACGTAAACTAAATTAACTTTAGTTTAATAAGTAAACTAGAAAATGTGTATAGTCCGAAGAGCTAACTCtgcttaattttcttattttacgAATCAGGCAAGAGTGATTTGTCTTTACTCACAAATACGCTGAACTAGCTCAAAGCTCGCAATTTACTTTTAGAGGGACAACTCACCCAAGAAAAGCAATGTACTGTAATGTATCATGTGTTAGAGGAAAACAGCAATTTTCAGGTTTGTTAGTCTTTGCTACTTTACAGGCTGTCACCTTGACTTGATGGCAAGAGAAACAAGTTTATTCTTGTCAGTTCTTTCATTTAGGACAGCTGGCAGCATTCTGCCTGGATAGTAATAGAGAAAGTTAGTAAATTCAGCAATGCAGTACAATATCCTGAAGAAACTGCCAGACAATGCAGCCTAAGATGCACCATGCTGTACCAGGGCAGTGTGTCAGGAGCTTCTTGTAACACTTCAGTTAATAACAGAACTGCCTTAAGGATGATCAGGTCAACTAAGCCCTCTGAGTTAGAGGAAGGAGCTTGTGTATGAGATGGATGTGGGATGGCTGAAAGGAAGGGGGCCAGCGTGCATCTGTCACCTCATCAGTTCTTCCACAAATCATGGACTAAAACACAGGTTACAGACCGCAGCTTAGAGTGTAGTAAAATCTTATTCTGTCTCCTAAGAATGCGATCATTCTGGCTCTGTTAACTTTAGCTGGGGCTGTGGGTGGGAAAGACCATTCTGTACTTGTTGCATAAAGTCCTGGGATATGATGATAGGAAAACTAAAAACTAAACATTTAATATTCTTATGGAGGTTAAATACTTTTGGAAGCTACAGACCAAATGTGTAGATTTAAGAATTTAAGCTCTTGCCATGTTAAACTGCATGTATTTGATTCCTGATCAACAGGCATTCAAGCTGTATTACCCTCACTGAAAGTCAGTATTTAGTGATTGTTTCATAATACATTCTCTAAGAAGAATTAAAGTTTATAAAAGAATAGCAAATTAGCTGACAGCAAATTAGCATGATGCAAGAGGTTGCCACTCTCAGTAGAGACTACTTTTCCCTATGGGCAAAGTATCCTTTCTGgcagttttgctgtctcagctctttCTTGGTACAAATCCATCTAAGGTTTTACACTAGCTCTATCTGGCAGACCTGTACACACATCGTCTATTCTCGTCAGGTCTCTTATGGAGGCACTTACTCTGTCACAAAAATAGAGTAGGGAGTTTGATGTAGTAAAGTCCAAAACTACCACACCTCAGAGTACACTAATCAGAGGCCTTGGTCCCAGCTCAGCAGTTCTCcaaattttttatttctcctaCTTTTGGTTAGATTTTTTAAGAGAAGGTGAGTGCTGACCTAAATGGGCTGCTGGAACCTGTATTCTTTCCATATGCTtctcaggatttctttttttttttttcccctcctcctctctcctcagaCATTTAGAATTAAACCTCCCATGTGCATTACTAAAAGGGATGCAGAGTTTGCTGTAGAAGTATTTCATACTGCATTAGAAAGACACATGAAAAGAGCAGCTGAAAAATAGACTGGATTTGGTTCCTTGCACAGATGATGCTCACTGAACCCCTGATATCTGCCATCCAATCTCTGCACTAATCCTATAATTAAACTACAATGGACAAGAAGAATCATAGGCTGGAGTGGAAGTACTTGTTCAGCACAATAAGATTATTCTTACACATCAGTCTTGAAAGAATAATCTGTTTTGTAAACATACAGTTCTGCAGTAGTgttttgtatttgttacatacCTTTTCTAGTGTTGGTATAAAAAAGACCCCAGATTGTATTAACCTGGTGCCAGAGTAAGTGGAAGACATTATCTGTTCATTTTGCATCTATAAAACTCATGTCATGGCTGTTACCACATTAAGGCTAGGATTGTGTCTTCACTAGGACTTAAGAGCTGACACAACTACATGTTTAAATTAACTTTAAGTTTATAGGCAGCAGTAATTTTTAGAAAACAGTGTGACAGATAAAGTAAAACTGTCCTTACATAATAAACTTTCTTTGGATTTCAGTAGCACATAGTGAATAGCTTTAACAGACCTCAACAGCAACCATTTCCAGTTGTCTAGACTAAAGTATAAACATTTGTAAAACAGACGaattataagttttttttttttttaacttccttaAATAAGAAAGAACAAACTAATCAAAGTCAAGAGGTAATACTGCAGGGTAAGCTTTCCCCCTTTGCTTACTCTCATATAAATGAAGTCTCACATCATGGGGCAATCTCAGGATGTGAGCCATCCTGAGCAGAACATAACTGCAGATTTCAAACAAAGTTAAAATTGTTTACTTTTACTGCAAGGATACACTGTAATTAGAGCAAGGAAAAATCTGTATGCACATAAACAGAAACTTTTCTAATTACTGTAATTACTTTTAACATGGGGCTCTAATCCTATCAACACCCTCTCCAAcaagtgcttttcttttcctcctgcccaACTAAGTTGCTGCTTTGGGGATTATCTAGTAGCCATTTAACAAGGGCATAAAGCATGGCTGATGAAATAAGGTGCACTGTTTGTTTCTTATATAAatcatatttgtttaaaaaaagttttagttcATTACTTCCTTCAGGCaccaaaaaaaatgaaagtggtaACTGCATATCTGTCATTTCACTTTGATTACAATTGTAAAGTTTGCATCATTTTGTAAGCCAATAAAGTCACTATGCTAACTTTGCAGGGGAGTTTCTGCCATTTTGTTTAATGAGCTGAAACTTAAGAGgaacttctttaaaagaaacatgGTTGCTTCTAGAAAGTTTTACTCTAGGGACTTCCTAACCAAGTACCACAACCCCTATCCTAgctgagtgctgctttctgtaaCTGCATTGATGATTGTTTTGTGAAACTATTTCTAATTCCAGGATCAGCTGTTTTTAACTTTTAATAAGACTATATACTTAAACAGAGGTACAATTTTAGTTCTGGTTTTGTTCATTAGAAATTAGAGAAAAAGAACACAAGTAGCTAGCTATACCTATtagctccccccctcccccccaaatggTGAGACCTAGAGTTGGCcattatgtgtatatacacacctAGGGATGTTCTTCAGGCGTGCAGATCACCTTGCATATAGTTACACTAAATTTCAGTTGTCATTCATTTATTTCCCCCTTCACTTAGTCTAGTAACATTCTTccacaaaattttttttcaacttcCTGCAGTTGCTTGTACAAAAATCAGTGGAGAGTGTCAAAAATATGATTAACCAACTTTATCATCATgctaatatttctctcaagtaaTTTGAAAGGTGATCTGCTTGTGGATagcagaaaagcctttttttcccatttcttgtttatgtttcatttttgatAGATGATCAAAGCAGCACAGTccattctttaattaaaaatcagtCTGCTACACTCAACATGAGCTAAGCACTTTCAAAAAAAGAATAGCAACAAGTGTTAAAATAATTTCCTCTGACTGGGTACTTTATCCATGCAAGTTTCAATAGGTATGCAAGGTGACTGGCTTTGGGTTTACCTGTTTCCTCCCCCACCACCCCAACTTGAAAGCCGCTGGGATGGTAGATCCAATTCAGCCCCTGAAGAAAGGCTGgtacaaataaaagcaagcatGTGTTGCTTCACAAGATAACATTCCTTTTGTTGCATCTTCtaattttggagaggaaaaaaaaataaaaaggaagttgCCTTCTCCATTTAACTCAGAATACAGGAAGTCTGCACCTTTCAGGTCTGAGAGTGTTTTCATGTATGATTCTGAAGACTGTCACTGTAACACAAAGTTTTATCTGTTTTTAcgtttctcttttttgtttctggTGTGTATAGCTCCATTTACAGCTGGTGCTTGTGTTGCTTTTGCATGACCTGTGGCTTTTAGGTGTTCAAACAGTTTATTCCGAGATGGAAATGCACAATTGCAGGTTACACAATGGATGGGAACTTCACTctacaaggaaaaaggaaaaagaaaaaacaaaaacaaaaaaacatagtGCTTCACATTAGTATAGGATATGTAATAAAACACACCAGTTTGTGGTATGCAGCTTCTCTTAGACAACAAAATGTGATTACTAAGCTGTTTGTTTCTATAATGGATATCAGATTAATgattaacaataaaaaaatacaaaaatatgacTTCTTAAAACACTAAGAAGTGCCAAGCAGAGCCAAGAACATAAAACCCTTGCAAATCCAACTCTTTTTAAGATAAAGAATACTTCAGATCTTACATGACTAAACAAGACTATATATGCATACTACTTTGGGCTGTGAGATTTACTGAATTAAGTATATCTTAGTTGTAGTATTACAAGGTTTTGCTCATCTGGGAAGATGACAACAGCTCTGTCTTCAGTgtgtttaatttaatttgtttaaacTGCCTTGGTGAGATCCATGGAGGCAGAACTCTAGGACTATGTTTCAGTACCGAGAGCTGCTACTTTTCCCTGAAGAGATACAAGCTGATATTTCAGTCTCCTAAATTCCAATGTAATCTTGGGAATAGAAAGtacctgtttaaaaatattaaaaaataagccCCAAACCCTCAAAACAATTTGTGGACTGAAGGTGATCAAACCAACAACTTTGGTTTTAATGTTATGCTGTTTAGAAACCAGTGATTTTAAGTAATTTGACATACCATTGTTGGGTGCTCCGAAAATGCCTTAGAAGACTTTTTTGCATCCTTGGCTTTTTTACCTTTAGGCTTAGTACTGTGGATAGACAAAGAGAAACCAAGATGAGTGTAGCACAGGAACATTCAACAAAGCATTTAAGAGCCTTTGATTGTTTTCAGTCAATGCCTCTGCTTCTTCCCCAACCCTTCCTCCACACAACAGGTCATAAGTGCTTCCACCAAAAACAGAGCAATTTCATTTAGACTATCAATTGTTGATTTCAAGATTTAGCTAGATGATGAATCAACTACTGGTAAATAATGTGGCAGCTACTGGTATTCAACAGGCATTTTGAAATCAGACTTTAACACTCCTTGTTTAGTATTGTATTTATTCAACTCTATTGATTTAGTGGAATAGCCTCCAATTCACGTTGCTGAGAAAATTCAGACTTGTGTGACAGTATGAAACAGGGCATGGAATCACACAGTCACTGCTATAATATAAGTCAGTGCAAAAGGAATTACCTTTTCACTTCACATTTTGTTTCATTCACTTGGCTGACATCTTCTGTAGCACCCGTTTCCTCTGATGCAGCACATCTTTGGCCATCATTTaccagctcctctgctgagccGCTGTCCTTGTCCGTACTGGGAGCCTCCTTTTGTTTAACTGGTTCTTCATCAGCACTTTTATCAGAAGAGTCCTCATAGGTCTGCCCAAACATAAGAAATGTAAGTTAACTACTCTAAGATAATCAGTAATTATAGTAGTCATTTAcctccctggggagggggtggggaaaACCACACACAAAGCCATCAACCCTGTAATTTTATGCTGTGCTTTCAGTGACACCTTAGTTATCTTAGTTTGATTCTTCATCACAGGTGGCCTCACCTTTCAGTGTAGAAACACCATTAACATACAGCCTCTGGAACTATGGAAGAGGAGAATGGCAGTAGCTTTAATTATACAATGGGTCATACTGCTTTGGCTACCattttacattataaaataaCGGTTTTGATTATAACTGTGCCAAATGTTTATCATTTGGACTACAGTTTTCTGTGCCACACATCTGCATTAGGACACTGAAGCCAAAATAACTCAGCTGACTAACACTACATAAACATGCTGTAtttccacacacacccccaaacattaaaaaaagcaccAGTAACCTTTGCCATGTACTGGAACATGGTGAGCATTAGCCTCAGGCCAGGAAGTTTGGCAAAAAGTCAACCCCTGAGTATGTGTGAAGCAAAACAGCTCAGCTCCTAAAAGCAGGATAACAAGATGGACATAACACTATGTTCAGGCAAGTGTAGCTCCTCTAGTATCTTTTGCAGAGTTGCAACTGTCCAGCAAAATTTGGCTAAGCTACCAAcctccagaaaaacaaaagaaaaacgcTAGCGTTGATGTGTACTCAGTAGAAGCCTTGGTAGAGGATGGAAGTTAAGTTTCTAGAAGAGTCTCTCTGCGCTAAGAACATTCCAGCTCATGCTATATGAGATGCCACCCACGCTCTGGGCTGCAGAAGACCTTGTAACAGAACCAATGGCAGGGAGAGAAGTCCCCCATACACAACCTATACTGCAAGGACAAGACTTTCCGATTCTAAATTGAGGGGACAAGAGTTGGACAGGAAGCTGATGGGCTGGATGGATACAAGAAGGAAGCACCAATCTTGACTCCAATTATGCAAAACCAGGAAAAGtggaagcaagaaaaataagcttGCTTGAAAGTCTCCGAGAGTATCTCGAGGATGAGATAATGATGAtggaggagaagacagagaaagggaaCACATGATAGGAGACTAGACAGGTTAGGCTGGGGAAAGACATGAGACCTTCTTGGGAAAGGATGGAGGATGCAAGACCTGGTAAATGGAGTTCCCTGCGACAAAACTAGGGCTGGGATGATAAATAGGGAAGAGGATTTGAATAGGATCGAGTTTAAGGAAACAAGGCAGGAAAGTTTGCTCACTGTGGTACTCCTGCCACTCAAGCCTCAGACAGAACTCATAATTCTTGAGTCTCACCCTGCTGCTGTCAGCACAGAGCTGTCGTATCACAGAAACTCAGATCCTGGAGCATGACAGACTGGCATTACTATTGGTTACAATTTAAGTGGTAGGGTGGAATAGATGTGCTGGTTCCAACAACTACACAGTATCAACATTTTACCTTTTAAGTTAGGGAATTACAGACAATAAATTATGATACCAAGTTAAGCAACCATAACacagaaaaccaaaagcaaacagtTAAGCTGCTAATGCACTGAGAACACTGATGGTCTTTCTGATCCGTTCTTTGCATTCTCCCTATCTGCCTGTTTCCACCTGTTGTCTTTTTCCTTGTAGGTAAGCTTTTTGGAGCCAGCACTACGTGTTTGTTCTGTTTGTACAGATCCTAATATAATGAGGTCTATGATTATTACGATAAAATATGATGATAATAACTATAAGAAATCATTCATCACTCAAGGatgaattaaaaatatctaaacaCTTTCTAGAAGTTCTGTAGAAtttcaaattctctctttttcaggacaaaaaaaagttaagttaGGAGACAACAAAACCAGGTTGTAAAGtttgctgaatttcattttctcCAACTCCATACCatcattgttttctgtttcttcttctgcttcttaGAGAGTCTGTGAAGATAAGAATTtaaaattacctttaaaaaaaaaaaaaaaaaaaaacagaagtacaatttttaaaaaggtacCAAGTTATATTTTTGCAAATCATTATAACATGAAATTAGGGGGAAGTAGCCTCAGCTAGAAAATTACTTGCTTTCTTCAATTCTATTCCCAAACACAGACATTTTCTGTAACAACTTTCTCTGGCTGAAAAATAACAATCATTACTTTTTCTTAACATGtactttaaaaagcagcaaaaaaacaacaaaaaaaaaaaccccaaaccccaggAGACTTACTCTACAGCATTTGAATTTAGTCATATTAAATGAAGCATGTCATTGGAACTCtaatacaaagaaatatttaaattgcaCAATATCATGAGTTCTAACACAACTACAAATCTAACTAGAAGCCCTCACTAAGGCGTTCCAAgaaatattatgaaatatttatttatgaaaaaaatatgaaataattggTCATAATAATGTTATATaagttaaaacaatttaaaatacttctgtttgggtgtctcttctgtttcttcctcctctttggtATTTATTCCATTTGCATCATCTAAAGATACAGAaaattcttcctcctcttccagttgCTGCCGTAATAGTGCTACCATCTCTCGAtgcttttttgatttttcatgATTCTTCATGCTGTGAAGACCAGCAGGTAGTTAGTACAAGTAGGTCTGAGCAAATATTGTTATATTTACGTATAAATTAATAACCAACCCATTATCCATCACTACAAACATGGAAAAATCTGCCCTGACAGTGATGATATCTCTACTGGAAGACACTGACCATTATGTGAAGGTAAAGAATCTTTAGCaagatttccaggaaaaaaagcaaaaaaaacccaaaccaaacaaacttACGCTTTCTCAGTTTTTAACAATTTGTCACAAGCAGGGCAGTAGAGATCATCAACACATTCTGCTTCTTCAGCCTCATCACTCAACTTGTCTGAAAAGATGGGGACTGGAACGAGAAAGAACAGCGATTTTAAAGTTAGCTGCTCTTAAAGCCACAGCAAATCGTCGCAGCATTGACACTTGACTTCTTTACTATTATTGACATGTGGACCAATCAAGATTATCTCACCAAATCGTACATTAGCATAAATTAGCAGCTCTGTCTTGATGTCGTCTTATGTCCAATGGAAAACATCAAGAGCTGCCAGGCTCTAACTCAGCACACCCCCACTGAAGGCAGTAGAGCTGCACTCCAGTTAAAACTGTGAATCTAGATCTCGAATCTTTAAATGTGATAAACCAGTACTCTAGACACGACTCACTATAGGTCTCACATATACCTCCTATTCCTTCTTTTATCTCCTGTTCTTCTAATTCATCTTCATCATCTGATCCATCTCCAAATTCCTTTTCATATTGTGCCTCCATCTCTTGCAATTCTCTCTCCAGATCCGACATGGTTATCCAGCTCTGTTCTTTATACTGTTCAGCAAGCCTGTAAGTAGAATAATGCAGTAACTTCTACATTCGTGTTTATGAGATAGGAATTACAAAATAGTATTATTTAAAGATCACTTGTTCATTACAG
Encoded here:
- the LOC112982173 gene encoding dnaJ homolog subfamily C member 21; translated protein: MRCHYEVLGVKRDAADEDLKRAYRRLALRWHPDKNLENAEEAAEQFKLIQAAYDVLSDPQERAWYDNHREALLKGGVDGDYQDDSLDLLRYFTVSCYSGFGDDEKGFFTVYRQVFEKIAKEEMEYMTQEDAEEFPTFGYSQSDYDKVVHPFYAYWQSFCTQKNFAWKEEYDTRQASNRWEKRAMEKENKKTREKARKERNELVRQLVAFIRKRDKRVQAHRKLVEEQNAEKARKAEEFRRQQKLKQAKLAEQYKEQSWITMSDLERELQEMEAQYEKEFGDGSDDEDELEEQEIKEGIGVPIFSDKLSDEAEEAECVDDLYCPACDKLLKTEKAMKNHEKSKKHREMVALLRQQLEEEEEFSVSLDDANGINTKEEEETEETPKQKLSKKQKKKQKTMMTYEDSSDKSADEEPVKQKEAPSTDKDSGSAEELVNDGQRCAASEETGATEDVSQVNETKCEVKSTKPKGKKAKDAKKSSKAFSEHPTMSEVPIHCVTCNCAFPSRNKLFEHLKATGHAKATQAPAVNGAIHTRNKKEKRKNR